From the Aquitalea magnusonii genome, one window contains:
- a CDS encoding RHS domain-containing protein: MESFRFDPAGNLVDNTPAADGHQDNSLLGNLLSHYAGRHYRYDSRGNLVEKRVNGSLTQLEWDGYNRLSRLTAPGGNSTEYRYDPLGRRIAKLSQGKTTLYGWDGDVLAFETQDDAAVHYLFEPGSFIPLAQVHTDAIQGVKVPAWNQYNPYDPERDPLLQAGPEPSAPRAVYYYHADHLGTPQALTDAQGQLHWRWITRPGAKHGK, from the coding sequence GTGGAAAGCTTCCGCTTCGACCCGGCCGGCAACTTGGTGGACAACACCCCGGCAGCCGACGGGCATCAGGACAACAGCCTGCTGGGCAATCTGCTGAGCCACTACGCCGGCCGTCACTACCGCTACGACAGCCGTGGCAACCTCGTTGAAAAGCGCGTCAACGGCAGCCTCACCCAGCTGGAGTGGGACGGCTACAATCGCCTGAGCCGGCTGACAGCACCGGGTGGCAACAGCACCGAATACCGCTATGACCCGCTGGGCCGCCGTATCGCCAAGCTCAGTCAGGGCAAGACAACCCTGTACGGCTGGGATGGCGACGTACTGGCGTTTGAAACCCAAGACGACGCCGCTGTGCATTACCTGTTTGAACCCGGCAGCTTCATCCCGCTGGCACAGGTACATACCGACGCCATCCAAGGCGTGAAAGTGCCGGCATGGAACCAGTACAACCCCTACGACCCAGAACGCGACCCGCTGCTGCAGGCCGGCCCGGAGCCATCCGCCCCGCGCGCGGTGTACTACTACCACGCCGACCACCTCGGCACCCCGCAAGCCCTTACCGACGCGCAAGGCCAGTTGCACTGGAGATGGATTACCAGGCCTGGGGCGAAGCACGGGAAGTGA
- a CDS encoding RHS repeat-associated core domain-containing protein — protein MDYQAWGEAREVIAEAAASAGIRNPFRFQGQYHDDESGLHYNRYRYFDPEIGRFISRDPIGLLGDINIHSYAPNPIEWIDPLGLAKGTNQRGQVTSRSSWRKSTVQDAWDNAAPSPTGGRVCPACKGEVKVAPGTGRRDWDIDHHPEPWSKRDFPDNISRKEVIDNYQDGTIFKCASCNRSEGNRK, from the coding sequence ATGGATTACCAGGCCTGGGGCGAAGCACGGGAAGTGATTGCCGAGGCAGCAGCCTCCGCCGGGATCCGCAACCCCTTCCGCTTCCAAGGGCAGTATCATGACGACGAATCAGGGCTGCACTACAACCGCTATCGCTACTTTGATCCGGAGATAGGGCGGTTTATTTCGCGGGATCCGATTGGGTTGCTGGGTGATATTAATATCCATAGCTATGCGCCGAATCCAATAGAGTGGATTGATCCATTAGGGTTGGCAAAAGGCACCAATCAACGTGGACAAGTTACAAGCAGAAGTTCCTGGAGAAAATCAACGGTTCAAGATGCGTGGGATAATGCGGCTCCAAGCCCAACGGGAGGTCGGGTCTGCCCTGCCTGCAAAGGTGAGGTAAAGGTGGCTCCTGGTACTGGACGCAGAGATTGGGATATTGATCATCACCCGGAGCCTTGGAGCAAACGAGATTTTCCAGACAATATCTCCCGCAAGGAAGTAATCGATAATTATCAAGATGGAACCATCTTTAAGTGTGCTTCCTGCAATAGAAGTGAAGGGAATAGAAAGTGA
- a CDS encoding IS3 family transposase (programmed frameshift): MKRRSTEEQIIGFLREADAGMPVAQLCRKYAFSEASYYLWRNKFGGMNVSEAKRLKELETENARLKKLLAETMLENEIAKEALRKKLVSAPSRRELVRHLVGKGLSERRSLRLADMSPSSFRYQPATDHNVALKAQIIALAQRHRRYGAGMIYLKLRQSGMVVNHKRVDRLYAEAGLQIRRRKRKKIPVADRHPLARPLAANQVWSMDFVFDRTAEGRVIKNLTVVDDATHEAVAIVPERAMGGLHLTRVLDQLAKTRGLPKAIRTDNGKEFCSRVMLSWAHAHGVQLFLIEPGKPNQNAYIESFNGHFRDECLNEHWFTSLRQAQVVIEAWRREYNNERPKKALGGLTPAAYAESFAEKSGKLSLDSKAPCY; the protein is encoded by the exons ATGAAGAGACGATCCACCGAAGAACAGATCATCGGCTTCCTACGCGAAGCAGACGCGGGAATGCCCGTTGCACAGTTGTGCCGCAAATACGCCTTCTCAGAAGCCAGCTATTACCTTTGGCGCAACAAATTCGGCGGAATGAATGTCTCCGAGGCCAAGCGTCTCAAGGAGCTGGAAACCGAGAATGCGCGCCTGAAGAAACTCCTGGCCGAGACCATGCTCGAGAACGAGATTGCCAAAGAGGCCTTGCGAAAAAAGT TGGTGAGCGCACCGTCACGGCGGGAGTTGGTGCGCCATCTGGTGGGCAAAGGGCTCAGCGAGCGTCGATCGCTCCGTCTAGCCGACATGAGCCCCAGTTCATTCCGCTACCAACCCGCCACCGACCATAATGTCGCCTTGAAAGCGCAGATCATCGCGCTCGCGCAACGGCACCGTCGCTACGGTGCTGGCATGATCTATTTGAAGCTGCGGCAGAGCGGCATGGTGGTCAATCACAAGCGGGTGGACCGGCTTTATGCTGAGGCAGGTCTGCAAATTCGCCGGCGTAAGCGCAAGAAAATTCCCGTGGCCGACCGTCATCCACTGGCTCGCCCTTTGGCGGCCAATCAGGTTTGGTCGATGGACTTTGTGTTCGACCGGACGGCGGAGGGGCGTGTCATCAAGAATCTGACGGTGGTCGATGATGCCACGCATGAGGCAGTCGCCATTGTTCCGGAACGTGCGATGGGAGGCCTGCATCTGACCCGCGTCCTTGACCAGTTGGCGAAGACACGTGGCTTGCCCAAAGCCATCAGGACCGATAACGGCAAGGAATTCTGCAGCCGAGTGATGTTGAGCTGGGCCCACGCTCATGGGGTTCAGCTCTTTCTCATCGAGCCGGGCAAGCCCAATCAGAACGCTTACATCGAATCCTTTAATGGGCATTTCCGGGATGAGTGCCTGAACGAACACTGGTTCACCAGCCTGCGCCAGGCCCAGGTTGTCATCGAAGCCTGGCGAAGGGAATACAACAATGAAAGGCCGAAGAAAGCACTGGGTGGTTTGACGCCGGCAGCCTATGCCGAATCATTTGCGGAGAAATCAGGTAAATTAAGCTTGGACTCTAAAGCCCCCTGCTACTGA
- a CDS encoding RHS repeat-associated core domain-containing protein, producing MLNYPSSDSTEYRYDPLGRRIAKLSQGKTTLYGWDGDVLAFETQDDAAVHYLFEPGSFIPLAQVHTDAIQGVKVPAWNQYNPYDPERDPLLQAGPEPSAPRAVYYYHADHLGTPQALTDAQGQLALEMDYQAWGEAREVIAEAAASADIRNPFRFQGQYHDDESGLHYNRYRYYDPEIGRFISRDPIGLMGGINIHSYAPNPIEWVDPFGLERFGSGKGKHTATVEVINKNGNVKSCQTLQSGSMTPEEKELGFPRSTLATHTENRAMRQVDIASGDVVNISGEYPPCTSCKGAMNKKAKEVGCVVNYSWPEGSWSTKK from the coding sequence TTGCTGAACTATCCAAGCAGCGACAGCACCGAATACCGCTATGACCCGCTGGGCCGCCGTATCGCCAAGCTCAGTCAGGGCAAGACAACCCTGTACGGCTGGGATGGCGACGTACTGGCGTTTGAAACCCAAGACGACGCCGCAGTGCATTACCTGTTTGAACCCGGCAGCTTCATCCCGCTGGCCCAGGTACATACCGACGCCATCCAAGGCGTGAAAGTGCCGGCATGGAACCAGTACAACCCCTACGACCCAGAACGCGACCCGCTGCTGCAGGCCGGCCCGGAGCCATCCGCCCCGCGCGCGGTGTACTACTACCACGCCGACCACCTCGGCACCCCGCAAGCCCTTACCGACGCGCAAGGCCAGTTGGCACTGGAGATGGATTACCAGGCCTGGGGTGAAGCACGGGAAGTGATTGCCGAGGCAGCAGCCTCCGCCGACATCCGCAACCCCTTCCGCTTCCAGGGGCAGTATCATGACGACGAGTCAGGGCTGCACTACAACCGCTATCGCTACTATGATCCGGAGATAGGGCGATTTATCTCGCGAGATCCGATTGGGTTGATGGGTGGGATTAATATCCATAGCTATGCGCCGAATCCGATTGAGTGGGTGGATCCATTTGGTTTGGAACGGTTTGGATCTGGAAAGGGCAAGCATACTGCAACGGTTGAAGTGATAAACAAAAATGGTAATGTAAAAAGCTGTCAAACATTACAGAGTGGTAGTATGACTCCAGAGGAAAAAGAATTAGGTTTTCCTCGGAGTACTTTGGCAACTCATACTGAAAATCGTGCAATGCGTCAAGTTGATATTGCATCTGGAGATGTTGTCAACATTAGCGGGGAGTACCCACCATGCACATCTTGTAAGGGAGCTATGAATAAGAAAGCTAAAGAAGTTGGCTGTGTGGTTAATTATAGTTGGCCTGAGGGCTCTTGGAGTACGAAAAAATGA
- a CDS encoding Imm43 family immunity protein, which yields MKYFILASDNDLPFVYGDAKFEPVDQGVYSNLWHDRKLPSGTTARVKLVKSVKRLNRDLFSVNAGFVGSKKLLEVLQGRFKSKFNPVPAEIFYHSGERVQGDFFFLEFDCWVDAFDYENSKFIKDVDGSGKVVECEFLQIDSCEVRGYDLFFLLNVDFFEPVVSMGLAEELKKEKISGFKIISTEDFTWSE from the coding sequence ATGAAATACTTTATTCTGGCTTCTGATAATGATCTGCCTTTTGTATATGGCGATGCTAAATTTGAACCTGTTGACCAAGGGGTATATTCAAATTTGTGGCATGATAGAAAGTTGCCGAGCGGAACAACTGCACGTGTCAAGCTTGTGAAGAGCGTGAAGAGATTGAATCGTGATTTGTTTTCTGTTAATGCTGGATTTGTCGGGTCTAAAAAGCTGTTGGAAGTGTTGCAGGGGAGATTTAAATCAAAATTTAATCCGGTGCCCGCAGAAATTTTCTACCATTCAGGGGAGAGGGTGCAAGGGGATTTTTTTTTCCTGGAGTTTGACTGTTGGGTCGATGCTTTTGATTATGAAAATTCTAAATTTATCAAGGATGTCGACGGTAGCGGTAAGGTTGTTGAATGTGAATTCCTTCAAATTGATAGCTGTGAAGTGAGAGGCTATGATTTGTTTTTCCTATTGAATGTTGATTTCTTTGAGCCGGTTGTTTCAATGGGGTTAGCGGAGGAGTTGAAGAAAGAGAAAATATCCGGGTTTAAAATTATTTCGACAGAAGATTTTACTTGGAGTGAGTGA
- a CDS encoding suppressor of fused domain protein, with protein MTNLIIDHIEENFGEIEKGWDFRISKLPNFQVVECSNGLLENITTIISVGLAQHKLKSRRSEKIIRHEILLSFDKDCIPSNAVAIIKQIAETCVETREALLENDIIKKVGIVFDNHKFDSLWVKPPVFFNENSFSYSGSDVSGDICIFAWLIPITTKERCYIEENGSEAFENVLETVSVDFFDLNRNCIFCESDE; from the coding sequence GTGACTAATTTAATTATTGATCATATTGAAGAAAATTTCGGAGAAATTGAGAAGGGCTGGGATTTTAGGATAAGTAAACTTCCAAATTTTCAAGTGGTTGAGTGTAGTAATGGGTTGTTGGAAAACATCACTACAATTATAAGTGTTGGGCTTGCTCAGCATAAGTTGAAGTCTAGACGATCGGAAAAAATAATTCGCCATGAGATATTGCTCTCCTTTGATAAGGATTGTATCCCATCAAACGCGGTGGCTATTATTAAGCAAATTGCGGAAACGTGTGTCGAAACGAGAGAGGCACTACTTGAAAATGATATTATAAAGAAAGTTGGCATTGTTTTTGATAATCACAAATTTGATAGCCTCTGGGTTAAGCCTCCAGTGTTTTTTAATGAAAACTCGTTTAGTTATTCTGGCTCGGATGTGAGTGGTGATATATGCATATTTGCATGGCTTATTCCGATAACTACTAAAGAGCGATGCTACATTGAAGAGAATGGAAGTGAGGCATTTGAGAATGTTCTTGAAACAGTTTCTGTTGATTTTTTTGATTTAAATAGAAATTGCATTTTTTGCGAGAGTGATGAGTAG
- a CDS encoding RHS repeat domain-containing protein → MLNYPSSDSTEYRYDPLAQVHTDAIQGVKVPAWNQHNPYDPERDLLLQAGPEPSAPRAVYYYHADHLGTPQALTDAQGQLALEMDYQAWGEAREVIAEAAASAGIRNPFRFQGQYHDDESGLHYNRYRYYDPEIGRFISRDPIGLLGGINIHSYTLNPITWIDPLGLSECPNKKTSFNAKSRREALRQAKRDARIPMNQQPKIMREDLEDGRRS, encoded by the coding sequence TTGCTGAACTATCCAAGCAGCGACAGCACCGAATACCGCTATGACCCGCTGGCCCAGGTACATACCGACGCCATCCAAGGCGTGAAAGTGCCGGCATGGAACCAGCATAATCCCTACGACCCGGAACGCGACCTGCTGCTGCAGGCCGGGCCGGAGCCATCCGCCCCGCGCGCGGTGTACTACTACCACGCCGACCACCTCGGCACCCCGCAAGCTCTTACCGATGCGCAAGGCCAGTTGGCACTGGAGATGGATTACCAGGCCTGGGGCGAAGCACGGGAAGTGATTGCCGAGGCAGCAGCCTCCGCCGGCATCCGCAACCCCTTCCGCTTCCAGGGGCAGTATCATGACGACGAATCAGGGCTGCACTACAACCGCTATCGCTACTATGATCCGGAGATAGGGCGGTTTATTTCGCGGGATCCGATTGGGTTGCTGGGTGGGATTAATATCCATAGCTATACACTGAATCCAATAACATGGATTGATCCTTTAGGCCTCTCAGAGTGCCCGAATAAAAAAACATCGTTTAATGCAAAAAGTCGCCGGGAAGCACTAAGGCAGGCGAAAAGGGATGCTAGAATTCCAATGAATCAACAGCCAAAAATCATGAGAGAAGATCTTGAGGATGGAAGAAGATCTTGA
- a CDS encoding HNH/endonuclease VII fold putative polymorphic toxin, translated as MEEDLEDGSGNTVLGPNYEPVTTRNYHYTNIDGKSVIIQEHSMGHEKATPCHGVEPHFNVRPISNPRTGSFPKTHGHYNFPR; from the coding sequence ATGGAAGAAGATCTTGAGGATGGAAGTGGAAATACTGTGCTTGGCCCCAATTATGAACCAGTGACCACAAGAAATTATCACTACACCAACATCGATGGCAAATCAGTGATAATCCAAGAACATAGCATGGGACATGAAAAGGCAACCCCCTGCCATGGAGTAGAGCCTCACTTTAATGTAAGACCAATTAGCAACCCAAGAACTGGCAGCTTCCCCAAAACTCATGGCCATTACAATTTTCCGAGGTAG
- a CDS encoding RHS repeat domain-containing protein gives MDALLFGQHDILNLERDKLHRETQRILGNSLQQTLTYDKAGRLSSQRLSGATRWSRQYQYDAAGQLTGIADNRSGQINYRYDPVGRLLEAATP, from the coding sequence ATGGATGCTCTGCTGTTCGGTCAGCATGACATCCTGAATCTGGAACGCGACAAGCTGCACCGTGAAACCCAACGCATATTGGGCAATAGCTTGCAGCAGACCCTGACCTACGACAAAGCCGGCCGCCTCAGCAGCCAGCGCCTGAGTGGCGCCACCCGGTGGAGCCGCCAGTACCAGTACGATGCCGCCGGCCAGCTTACCGGCATTGCCGATAATCGCAGCGGCCAGATCAACTACCGTTACGACCCGGTAGGCCGCCTGCTGGAGGCCGCCACCCCCTAG
- a CDS encoding DUF2750 domain-containing protein: protein MRKIENVLKLDSKFRFNYFIRKVVDFEVVWGLYGTGWAASIVNGEEVIPFWPEEEFARICADGEWKGFSAKAISLDDFLLKWLPGMKRDGRRSAVFPSVDGKAVVVDADELYDLIVCEKKQYE, encoded by the coding sequence TTGAGAAAAATTGAAAATGTTTTGAAGCTTGACTCTAAGTTTAGGTTTAATTATTTCATTAGAAAAGTGGTGGATTTTGAAGTTGTGTGGGGCTTGTATGGCACTGGGTGGGCCGCTTCAATTGTCAATGGTGAAGAGGTGATTCCATTTTGGCCAGAGGAGGAATTCGCTCGTATTTGTGCTGATGGAGAATGGAAGGGATTTTCTGCAAAAGCCATTTCATTGGATGATTTTCTCCTGAAGTGGCTGCCAGGAATGAAACGAGATGGTCGTCGCTCTGCTGTTTTCCCAAGCGTCGATGGGAAAGCAGTAGTTGTTGATGCTGATGAGCTTTATGATTTAATTGTTTGTGAGAAAAAGCAATATGAGTAG
- a CDS encoding RHS repeat domain-containing protein, whose product MLAFETQDDAAVHYLFEPGSFIPLAQVHTDAIQGVKVPAWNQYNPYDPERDPLLQAGPEPSAPRAVYYYHADHLGTPQALTDAQGQLALEMDYKAWGEAREVIAEAAASADIRNPFRFQGQYHDDESGLHYNRYRYYDPEIGRFISRDPIGLMGGINIHSYAPNPIEWTDPLGLENGRAVKNNMKRAGRPCPKWYAGHHLIAEQLGDHPVIKEATDRGIYNINRNENGVALPTRQADSLSSGKPLHSGNHLSAYYESARKRLDKIGNPKQMSNDELLSKIGKVEMKMKSDLEQDKIRLQTTDPRPANTTCML is encoded by the coding sequence GTGCTGGCGTTTGAAACCCAAGACGACGCCGCAGTGCATTACCTGTTCGAACCCGGCAGCTTCATCCCGCTGGCCCAGGTACATACCGACGCCATCCAAGGCGTGAAAGTGCCGGCATGGAACCAGTACAACCCCTACGACCCGGAACGCGACCCGCTGCTGCAGGCCGGCCCGGAGCCATCCGCCCCGCGCGCGGTGTACTACTACCACGCCGACCACCTCGGCACCCCGCAAGCTCTTACCGACGCGCAAGGCCAGTTGGCACTGGAGATGGATTACAAGGCCTGGGGCGAAGCACGGGAAGTGATTGCCGAGGCAGCAGCCTCCGCCGACATCCGCAACCCCTTCCGCTTCCAGGGGCAGTATCATGACGACGAGTCAGGGCTGCACTACAACCGCTATCGCTACTATGATCCGGAGATAGGGCGATTTATCTCGCGAGATCCGATTGGGTTGATGGGTGGGATTAATATCCATAGCTATGCGCCGAATCCTATTGAGTGGACTGACCCACTAGGATTAGAAAACGGGAGAGCAGTAAAAAATAATATGAAAAGAGCTGGACGCCCCTGCCCAAAATGGTATGCGGGCCACCATCTAATTGCTGAGCAGCTTGGTGATCACCCTGTTATAAAAGAGGCGACTGATAGAGGAATATATAATATCAATAGAAATGAAAACGGGGTGGCTTTGCCGACTCGACAAGCGGATTCATTAAGTTCAGGTAAGCCATTGCATAGTGGAAATCACTTGTCAGCTTACTATGAATCGGCTAGGAAGAGGTTGGATAAAATTGGTAATCCAAAGCAAATGAGTAATGACGAGCTTTTGTCGAAAATTGGTAAGGTGGAAATGAAAATGAAGTCGGATCTTGAGCAAGATAAGATAAGACTTCAAACTACAGATCCGCGTCCTGCAAATACTACGTGTATGTTATGA
- a CDS encoding RHS repeat domain-containing protein translates to MISKEASNRSGQINYRYDPVGRLLEAATPKGVESFRFDPAGNLLDNTPTADGHQDNSLLGNLLSHYAGRHYRYDSRGNLVEKRVNGSLTQLEWDGYNRLSRLTAPGGNSTEYRYDPLGHRIAKLSQGKTTLYGWDGDVLAFETQDDAAVHYLFEPGSFIPLAQVHTEPGAKHGK, encoded by the coding sequence GTGATTTCAAAGGAGGCTTCTAATCGCAGCGGCCAGATCAACTACCGTTACGACCCGGTAGGCCGCCTGCTGGAGGCCGCCACCCCCAAAGGTGTGGAAAGCTTCCGCTTCGACCCGGCCGGCAACCTGCTGGACAACACCCCGACAGCCGACGGGCATCAGGACAACAGCCTGCTGGGCAATCTGCTGAGCCACTACGCCGGCCGTCACTACCGCTACGACAGCCGTGGCAACCTCGTTGAAAAGCGCGTCAACGGCAGCCTCACCCAGCTGGAGTGGGACGGCTACAACCGCCTGAGCCGGCTGACAGCACCGGGTGGCAACAGCACCGAATACCGCTATGATCCGCTGGGCCACCGCATCGCCAAGCTCAGTCAGGGCAAGACAACACTGTACGGCTGGGATGGCGACGTGCTGGCGTTTGAAACCCAAGACGACGCCGCAGTGCATTACCTGTTTGAACCCGGCAGCTTCATCCCGCTGGCCCAGGTACACACCGAGCCTGGGGCGAAGCACGGGAAGTGA
- a CDS encoding RHS repeat domain-containing protein translates to MDVLNYGSGHVHGLLFGQHDILNLERDKLHRETQRILGNSLQQTLTYDKAGRLSSQRLSGVTQWSRQYQYDAAGQLTGITDNRSGQINYRYDPVGRLLEAATPKGVESFRFDPAGNLLDNTPTTGIRTTACWAIC, encoded by the coding sequence GTGGATGTGCTCAATTACGGCAGCGGCCATGTGCATGGCCTGCTGTTCGGCCAGCACGACATCCTGAATCTGGAACGCGACAAGCTGCACCGTGAAACCCAACGCATATTGGGCAATAGCTTGCAGCAGACCCTGACCTACGACAAAGCCGGCCGCCTCAGCAGCCAGCGCCTGAGTGGTGTCACCCAGTGGAGCCGCCAATACCAGTACGATGCCGCCGGACAGCTCACCGGCATTACCGACAATCGCAGCGGCCAGATCAACTACCGTTACGACCCGGTAGGCCGCCTGCTGGAGGCCGCCACCCCCAAGGGCGTGGAAAGCTTCCGCTTCGACCCGGCCGGCAACCTGCTGGACAACACCCCGACAACGGGCATCAGGACAACAGCCTGCTGGGCAATCTGCTGA